The window AATTGTCTGATCACAGTTTGTCCCGTGAAAAATTATCTTATGGTGATTCCGCTCTAATCAGACAAAAAAACTCGCAAATATATTAAACCATGATTAGACAATTATGATGATCGAGTgcttttcaatatatataaacacTAAATCAAAGCCTTGCCTGGAAAATCTCTGGTGACCCGGTCGATGTGTGACCATGAGACGGAAACGCAAACCGCGCCAGCAAGAGAAGGTAGGCAGACGTAAACGCGGGGAAAACAAGGTCGAGAAATGGTACGAGGCCGCTAGCGGAGAACACCATGATGAAAGCAACAAGTTGGAGTTCAATTACGCGTAGAGATCCCATGACCCCACCAACAACACTGTTCTGCTCCTGCTGATGTTGCCGCCGTAGAGGTGGCTTCAGCTGCTGTGCCCTCTTCAACTCCGCCGCATCGTTCGATTCCGTTCGTGGACCCACCGCAAGACTTACACCCGACATGAAATAAATTTTTGGCAGAgtacaattttaattttttccgACGATGTGAGATTTCAGATTTGGTTTTAGAGAGACAGGAAATACTATGAGGAAAGGGAAAGATGGGGAAAGGGTCAAGAAGAAGAGGGGGGTGGGTCCGAGTTTGAAGGAGAGGAGAGATATAGCGATGGGGTTGCGCCCACGTGGAGGTTGGAGAGTGAGACATGTGTATAAGACGGTTGAGTTGGCTGACACGCGTTCCTTAAGTGTAATTTGGGACGACACGTGTCTTCTTGTACTCGTCAGCATGTTTATCGCTTTACCACATGGTGAATTTAGGCTAAGTTTTCTATTGGAATCAAATTATGCACTTAAATATTTATAtgaattacaaaaaaatttGCATGACATAATGTCTAACATTACAAGTAAGAAAGTGGATATAAagaaaatatgatattaatCTTTAAAATCTAAAACCAAACAAACCAGATggtaatcatagaaattaactAAATGCTTGTGGATAGTTTAGTAACATTGTCGTGAatatttaatgaaaataaaatgatGTTTCTTTCTTTAAAACTTAGCTTTTATTATAGGGATgattgaaagaaagaaaaatgcatgctgtttttttaattattaaaatttttttttaatgttatatAATATTTGTATCTTTGCAGGCTTAGTTACATTAATAACTAACCATGCGTTTTTAGGATTAGTATTTAAATTAGAGAGAATATGATTTTAAGAGAGCAAGAAGgtaattgaaagaaaaatgtgGGCTTTCAAGAAATGGGACTTCTTTTCAGCCAAAAACAAAACACCCAATGAACAAGAATTTCATGAAAAGGTTAAGTTTCTAACCTAAGGTAACATTTTTCATTTCATATTCATTTATGTAATATtctaatttttatcaaatattCAAACATACTCATTTCAATATGATAAAGTAGattttattctttgttttgtttttcatttcttatattttattttattttttaaaaatttctaTTCTTTATTATAAAACGCTGCTATATTTTATTAtgggttttaaaaaataataataataaaaaaaaaaaacctccaTTAGACTTAAAATCtttttataaaatgtaaatagtttctccatttttttgtttttgacaaattctcttttattatttattatattatcgttaagaaataaaaacaaaactatataacaatcgagaaaaaaaaaatgaaaataaacgAAAATGATCGactttttatttccttttcattgattattttaatttttatttgaataatttttcttaattatttgtGTTTGTTTTAGGGTGTTATTGTGGTTCTACAATATAATGCCCATTGTAACAATTGTATACGTCAAATGAAGAAATGTTGCCAGAATATGAAAGGTatgaaataaatttaatttccaatttgaatatattttgaTATTATAGTTACTCTGATTATAATTATAACCTTGACTCCTAATCGGACTAGCTTTTGTTGAGTACATCATGTGTCTCAACTTTAATActattttagtattttgtttatttttattaggtgaatatatataattatatttgaaattataatatttgtatATTCTTTTGTTGTTGGATATGGAAACAAATTAGGAGTAATCAGTGCAGAAATTGACAAGGAAGTTCCTGAACTGATAACGGTAAAGGGAGTTTTTGAAGTGAAAAAGCTTTTGGCTCACATCAGAAAAGGAGTCGAGAAAATTGTCACCGTCATCAAAGAAGAACCCGCCACTGCCGGAAGCAGCACCGCCGTCGGAGGAGAAGAACAAAGAGAGGCTGCTGGAGAAGGGAGTAGCCGTGGAGCTAACCACGAGatagaagcagaagaagaaaaagaagaagaagacgacgGAGATGGAGAGATAAGAGTTATATATAATCCGTAAAAGAAATAGATTTTATAATAGATACAAATTCTATAAATGTTTATCAATGACACTTTTACCGTTTCTGTCGatgtaacaaaattttatatatcattgatagatacgaattctataaatatttattaatgaTACTTTTATCCATTTTTGTCAATGTAATTGATAGACATCGACTTCCATCggtatttaataaattatatagGTCCACTTTTCATTGTTGATTTGGATGCACCAAATTTTCGTTCTACCCatatattgatatttttataACTTGAGTCTCGTTTCAAGACATCAGTCAATAATAATTAGAAAACAGAAAATTATTAGTATTATACATGTTAATAGACTCAATACTAATGAGAAGAATATACGATTTAAGTATAAGTATATAACATAAAATATGTTAATCGatattattgaaataaaaaaaaattgattttgttttttgttttcatatAATTTTGACAGTTTCACGTATTAAATCGTTGATCAATTCAAAAGTTTGAGACGAAACGTTATGGTAAAGTTAATTATATCAAATACTTCGATACTCTAGCAAACTTGTGAGCATTGATATTTGATAGATATGTAGATAGAGATGTCTAATTTTTCCACGAGGATGGGCGTTTCAAGTGGGTGGGATTCTCCGATTAGGCGAAAAATGGGGAAGAGAgtgggagaaaaagaaattcgCAAGCAAAACGGGATGAGGAAGTAATGCATTCCCAACCTGTCCCCGACCTATactagtattattattatataaataatacattTGAAGTTTATTGTCCAATACGTTTTAAGATCgatatttaaattttgattataCAAGTGAATAATTTGAATTAGGTTCGTTTCTAGGAATTAAAAGAGTTATATTAGCGtttaggataaatttttattaatttatttttagttcaattatGATATATATCAAATTATAATAAACAATGTAAcgatataattaattaaatcaaaatatttttacgaataaaattgttttcaaattaTGAGAAAATTAAACCAAATATCTATAAATATGTCAAAATATCACCGGCAGACTATAAATGTTTTCTTCAATATTCAAGGAAAACAATTTGGaaataaaaactcaaaatttaaataagaacatatataaaaaattgattATATTGAATGTAAAACTCTCATAGTATATAACCTAGCTTCCAAAAATATTGTGAAGCGAATCGAAACTTAGGTACTTAATCTCATGAACGAAGAAATACTCTTCACATTCATGAATCTTCGTGATCTTTTGTGTTTTTAAATCATATgaaaacaaacaattttgatcaAATAAAAACAAGATCTCCTCATTCTcacaaattttaataattttaagaaACCACCCCTTCCATAATATATTATCTAAATAAGACAACGACATACATGTCGATATGTCGACCACAAACCATAACATCCATAAGTCATTCGCTAATTTTGGTGCACAACTTTGGAACTTCCACACTTCAACTTGTTCTTTGTCTTCGTTCATGATTGATACATAAAGTCCGTCGTTAAAAGCACCAACAATAGCAAAATTAGCTAACTTTGGAAGATCAATTATGCCAAAACTTTCTTCTTCAACATCCAAACAAAACAATATGGTTTTCTTGTCTTCGTGTAGGCAAATCCAATAGAGTACTCCGTTGAAATAAACACCATCTTGATCGATATACAAAATAGGCAAATAACTAACATGTCTCCATTTATGAGTTTTTCCTAAAGTTAAAATTTCAAGGCTGTAATCCTTTGAAGAAATTCTTGCTAACTTGTACTTGTTGGATTT is drawn from Cucumis melo cultivar AY chromosome 11, USDA_Cmelo_AY_1.0, whole genome shotgun sequence and contains these coding sequences:
- the LOC127151755 gene encoding uncharacterized protein LOC127151755 gives rise to the protein MKKCCQNMKGVISAEIDKEVPELITVKGVFEVKKLLAHIRKGVEKIVTVIKEEPATAGSSTAVGGEEQREAAGEGSSRGANHEIEAEEEKEEEDDGDGEIRVIYNP